One Anaerohalosphaeraceae bacterium DNA window includes the following coding sequences:
- a CDS encoding zinc-binding dehydrogenase, which yields MKGKMKGAILPGNSTAVLKEFDIPVPGHGEVLIRMKSSTICGSDIRCIYHEHLGKGPEGYQPGMIAGHEPAGQIVETGPGCRRFKESDRVIVYHISGCGLCNDCRRGYYISCTSPYRRAYGWQRDGGMAEYLLAEEKDLIALPDELSYSDGAQVACGFGTVYEGLEKIGVCGNDAVLITGLGPVGLASAMLARAMGAHKIIGIEVIPDRLRIAEQLGLFDVLLPAGPGNVQQVRDLTGGHGVEKSVDCSANETARLTCIQAARKWGKIVFLGEGGTCRFQPSPDIIHDQKTIYGSWVTCLWRMEELVERLVRWKLHPDRLITHRFALAQAAEAYALMASGRCGKVAVVFDEELK from the coding sequence ATGAAAGGAAAGATGAAAGGGGCGATTCTGCCCGGCAACAGTACCGCGGTTCTCAAAGAGTTTGACATTCCCGTACCCGGACACGGAGAAGTGCTGATTCGGATGAAATCCTCTACGATTTGCGGCTCGGATATTCGTTGTATTTATCACGAGCATCTAGGGAAAGGTCCGGAGGGCTATCAACCCGGGATGATTGCCGGACACGAGCCTGCCGGACAGATTGTCGAGACGGGGCCGGGATGTCGGCGGTTCAAGGAAAGCGACCGGGTGATTGTCTATCACATCTCCGGCTGCGGGCTGTGCAATGACTGCCGGCGCGGGTACTACATCTCCTGCACCAGCCCGTATCGGCGGGCCTACGGCTGGCAGCGGGACGGCGGGATGGCCGAATACCTGCTGGCCGAGGAGAAAGACCTCATCGCGCTGCCGGATGAGCTGAGTTATTCCGACGGGGCGCAGGTGGCCTGCGGTTTCGGCACGGTCTATGAAGGGCTGGAGAAAATCGGCGTCTGCGGCAACGATGCGGTTCTGATTACGGGTTTGGGGCCTGTCGGCCTTGCGTCGGCGATGCTGGCCCGTGCGATGGGTGCCCACAAAATCATCGGGATTGAAGTCATTCCAGATCGGCTGCGGATTGCCGAACAGCTGGGGCTGTTTGACGTTCTGCTGCCGGCTGGACCGGGGAACGTCCAGCAGGTTCGCGACCTGACCGGCGGGCACGGCGTCGAAAAATCTGTGGACTGCTCGGCGAATGAAACGGCACGGCTCACCTGCATTCAGGCGGCCCGCAAGTGGGGTAAAATCGTCTTTCTGGGTGAAGGCGGCACCTGCCGGTTCCAGCCGTCGCCGGATATTATTCACGACCAGAAGACGATTTACGGTTCGTGGGTGACGTGCCTGTGGCGGATGGAGGAGCTGGTCGAACGGCTGGTGCGCTGGAAACTGCACCCCGATCGGCTGATAACCCACCGTTTTGCCCTGGCGCAGGCGGCGGAGGCCTATGCGCTGATGGCCTCCGGCCGCTGCGGCAAGGTGGCCGTTGTTTTTGATGAAGAGCTCAAATAA
- a CDS encoding aldo/keto reductase, producing MNFDHIPQAVEPSKVPVRVLYTGAKIPAIGLGTFGSDRFSADQVAQAVGEALAAGYRHLDCAAVYGNEKQIGQVLQYYFRSGRLKRSELWITSKLWNDMHQRVEEACRRSLEDLGLDYLDLYLVHWPFPNYHPPGCDVHSRSPDAKPYIHDNYMKTWRQMERLVEQGLVRHIGTSNMTIPKLKLLLRDARIKPVCNQMELHPHFQQPELFAFCVEHGIVPVGYCPLGSPARPDRDRTPEDTVVLEDPVLRKIAARRSTTVAAVCIRWAIQRGQIPIPFSLHHYADNLRAAVSEPLSEDEMEQIRRIDKNCRLIKGQVFLWKPNQSWEDLWDPAGEITPP from the coding sequence ATGAATTTTGACCATATCCCGCAGGCCGTTGAGCCCTCGAAGGTGCCCGTTCGGGTCTTGTACACGGGAGCGAAGATTCCGGCGATTGGGCTGGGTACGTTCGGGTCGGACCGCTTTTCCGCCGACCAGGTGGCGCAGGCCGTCGGCGAGGCGCTGGCGGCCGGATATCGGCATCTGGACTGTGCGGCGGTGTACGGCAACGAAAAGCAGATTGGACAGGTGCTGCAGTATTATTTCCGCAGCGGCCGGCTGAAACGCAGCGAGCTGTGGATTACCTCCAAACTCTGGAATGATATGCACCAGCGGGTGGAGGAGGCGTGCCGGCGTTCGCTGGAGGATTTGGGGCTGGACTATTTGGATTTGTATCTGGTGCACTGGCCGTTTCCCAATTATCACCCGCCGGGATGCGATGTGCACTCGCGCAGTCCGGACGCCAAGCCGTATATCCACGACAATTATATGAAGACCTGGCGCCAAATGGAGCGGCTGGTGGAGCAGGGGCTTGTGCGGCATATCGGCACATCGAATATGACCATCCCCAAGCTCAAACTCCTGCTGCGGGATGCCCGCATCAAGCCGGTGTGCAATCAGATGGAGCTGCATCCGCATTTTCAGCAGCCGGAGCTGTTTGCCTTTTGCGTGGAGCACGGCATTGTACCGGTCGGGTATTGTCCGCTCGGCTCGCCCGCCCGTCCGGACCGGGACCGAACCCCCGAAGATACGGTGGTGCTGGAAGACCCGGTGCTGCGGAAGATTGCCGCTCGGCGGTCAACGACCGTGGCCGCGGTGTGCATCCGCTGGGCGATTCAGCGGGGACAGATTCCGATTCCGTTTTCACTGCATCACTACGCCGACAATCTCCGTGCGGCGGTCAGCGAGCCGCTCAGCGAAGACGAGATGGAGCAGATTCGGCGGATTGATAAAAACTGCCGGCTGATTAAAGGGCAGGTCTTTCTGTGGAAGCCCAATCAGTCCTGGGAGGACCTGTGGGACCCCGCGGGCGAGATTACGCCGCCGTAA
- a CDS encoding alpha-L-fucosidase: MRKTEILTMLAAVVLGGCAERERVERMQTGPFEPAWESLSRYETPEWFRDAKFGIWAHWGPQCAPERGDWYARFMYMENAPSWAGDIFAYHRQRYGHPSQFGFKDVIHTWKAENWDPDKLLALYKRVGARYFVALANHHDNFDNWDSKYQPWNSVKVGPKKDLIAGWAEAARRQGLRFGVSVHASHAWTWYEPAQGADKTGPYAGVPYDGKLTKADGKGLWWEGLDPQDLYAQNHPRSADAEDPSAIHRQWDWGNGASVPDEAYCRKFYNRTLNLLNRYRPDLIYFDDTALPLYPVSDVGLRIAAHYYNSSIRWNKGKLEAVLTGKVLTPEQRRCMVWDIERGTSPQIEPLPWQTCTCLGSWHYDRRIYEQRRYKSAKTVVQMLVDIVSKNGNLLLSVPLRSDGTLDAEEERILEEIAAWIDVNGEAIYATRPWKVYGEGPAMSEAAPIRGAGFNEGRGRPLTAEDVRYTVSKDGRTLYVFLMGRPAAGQTVVLKTLRLKNASGQGRVNLLGWAGPIDWSVDSAGRLTVTWPAMETERPFDAFTCVLKISGFEMDVQESDAGEKL; this comes from the coding sequence ATGAGGAAAACGGAAATATTGACGATGCTGGCGGCGGTTGTGCTGGGGGGCTGTGCCGAACGGGAGCGGGTGGAGCGGATGCAGACCGGGCCGTTTGAGCCGGCCTGGGAATCGCTGAGCCGCTATGAGACGCCGGAGTGGTTTCGGGATGCCAAGTTCGGCATCTGGGCGCATTGGGGGCCGCAGTGTGCACCGGAGCGCGGCGACTGGTACGCGCGGTTTATGTATATGGAAAATGCGCCGAGCTGGGCGGGCGATATTTTTGCCTATCATCGGCAGCGCTACGGCCATCCGTCGCAGTTTGGCTTTAAGGATGTGATTCATACCTGGAAGGCCGAAAACTGGGACCCGGACAAACTGCTGGCGCTGTATAAGCGGGTCGGGGCTCGCTATTTTGTGGCACTGGCCAATCATCACGACAATTTCGACAACTGGGACAGCAAATACCAGCCGTGGAACTCGGTGAAGGTCGGCCCGAAAAAGGATTTGATTGCGGGCTGGGCGGAGGCGGCGCGCCGGCAGGGCCTGCGCTTCGGCGTCAGCGTCCACGCCTCGCACGCCTGGACCTGGTATGAGCCGGCGCAGGGAGCGGACAAAACCGGGCCCTATGCCGGCGTGCCGTATGACGGCAAGCTGACGAAGGCGGACGGCAAAGGGCTCTGGTGGGAAGGACTGGACCCGCAGGATTTGTACGCCCAGAATCATCCGCGCAGTGCGGATGCGGAGGACCCTTCGGCGATTCACCGCCAGTGGGACTGGGGAAACGGCGCCAGTGTTCCGGATGAGGCGTACTGCCGCAAGTTTTACAACCGCACACTTAATTTGCTCAACCGCTATCGGCCGGATTTAATTTATTTTGATGATACGGCCCTGCCGCTGTATCCGGTCAGTGATGTCGGTCTTCGGATTGCCGCCCACTATTACAACAGCAGCATCCGCTGGAACAAAGGGAAGCTGGAAGCTGTGCTGACCGGCAAGGTGCTTACGCCCGAGCAGCGGCGGTGCATGGTCTGGGATATTGAGCGCGGCACCAGCCCTCAGATTGAGCCGCTGCCGTGGCAGACCTGCACATGTCTGGGCAGCTGGCACTATGACCGGCGGATTTACGAGCAGCGCCGCTACAAAAGCGCCAAGACGGTCGTTCAGATGCTGGTTGATATTGTCAGCAAAAACGGCAATCTGCTTTTGAGTGTTCCGCTTCGAAGCGACGGCACGCTCGATGCCGAGGAAGAGCGGATTCTGGAGGAGATTGCGGCCTGGATAGATGTCAACGGAGAGGCGATTTATGCAACGCGTCCATGGAAGGTGTATGGAGAGGGGCCCGCGATGAGCGAAGCGGCTCCGATTCGGGGGGCCGGATTCAACGAAGGACGCGGCAGACCGCTGACCGCCGAGGATGTCCGCTATACGGTCTCTAAAGACGGACGGACGCTGTATGTGTTTCTGATGGGAAGACCCGCCGCCGGACAGACCGTTGTCCTGAAAACGCTTCGGCTGAAGAATGCGTCCGGTCAGGGACGTGTGAACCTTTTGGGATGGGCCGGGCCGATTGACTGGAGCGTCGATTCGGCGGGGCGGTTGACGGTGACATGGCCGGCGATGGAAACAGAGCGTCCGTTTGACGCCTTTACCTGTGTGCTGAAAATCAGTGGGTTTGAAATGGATGTGCAGGAATCTGATGCAGGGGAAAAATTATGA
- a CDS encoding glycosyltransferase family 39 protein yields MMQSKTLFWSAGAVLLVLSFGFQGIRGIWQPDEGYYIGTAVNMDLHRDYLIPRLGEEIFLDKPPLLYWGILAGLKLFGYSEFSARFFLGLCYALTCLTVFELGRSFTGRLRDGVSAAVIYATMILPFSAANFLTMDTPLTLFTTLSMAAFWKSTRPEEMRKTLWKILLCAAVGLGFLTKGPAALIPCGAMFVFLLVRREVISYLRGWWLPAGIVVFGLIGFLWYLIVSWRIPGAAKYLFVSQVWGRLVSDVYQRNPGLRGALIYPPVLLLGTLPWSIDWFRHPDGIRRYFRWESWKRLAANPSSLFLACWICVPMAVLTFASSKLGLYALPVFPALALASARLIPAWFAESGWGLSPEGRKALSFAAIWGILLLGVRAGMGFVPVRNDCRALWQDLKTHLPSGQYEIVVVGERVDGLWFYGAMEVENITHDDTPYPAFMSPETVEKEVQDMLEDGFPHLFLLPSSGHLPKVKMVLEKTGWGIDEIPLRHGRRLLICTPLENRL; encoded by the coding sequence ATGATGCAATCCAAAACACTCTTCTGGTCGGCGGGGGCGGTTCTTTTGGTTTTATCCTTCGGGTTCCAGGGGATTCGCGGCATTTGGCAGCCGGACGAAGGATATTATATCGGAACAGCCGTCAATATGGATTTGCATCGAGATTACCTCATCCCTCGACTTGGAGAGGAAATCTTTCTGGACAAACCGCCTCTTTTGTATTGGGGGATTTTGGCCGGTCTGAAACTCTTTGGATACAGCGAATTTTCTGCACGGTTTTTCCTTGGACTGTGTTATGCACTCACCTGTTTGACGGTCTTTGAGCTTGGTCGGTCGTTCACAGGCCGCCTGCGGGACGGGGTTTCGGCTGCGGTGATTTATGCCACGATGATTCTTCCGTTTTCGGCGGCCAATTTTCTCACAATGGATACCCCGCTGACGCTGTTTACGACATTATCAATGGCGGCTTTTTGGAAAAGCACGCGGCCGGAAGAGATGCGAAAGACCCTTTGGAAAATCCTGCTGTGTGCGGCGGTCGGACTGGGATTCCTGACCAAAGGGCCGGCGGCTTTGATTCCGTGCGGGGCGATGTTTGTTTTTTTGCTGGTTCGCCGAGAAGTGATTTCTTATCTGCGGGGATGGTGGCTGCCTGCGGGAATCGTTGTTTTCGGGCTGATTGGGTTCCTCTGGTATCTTATTGTGAGTTGGCGGATACCGGGTGCGGCCAAATATTTGTTTGTCAGTCAGGTCTGGGGACGGCTGGTTTCGGATGTGTATCAAAGAAATCCGGGCCTGAGGGGGGCGCTGATTTATCCGCCGGTTCTGCTGCTGGGGACCTTGCCGTGGAGTATTGACTGGTTCCGTCATCCTGACGGGATTCGGCGGTACTTCCGCTGGGAGAGCTGGAAGCGACTGGCGGCAAACCCTTCTTCTTTGTTTTTGGCCTGCTGGATTTGTGTTCCGATGGCGGTATTAACCTTCGCCAGTTCCAAATTGGGACTTTATGCTCTGCCGGTATTTCCGGCCCTGGCCTTGGCTTCGGCACGGCTGATTCCGGCCTGGTTTGCGGAATCCGGATGGGGTCTTTCTCCCGAGGGTCGTAAGGCCCTTTCGTTTGCGGCGATTTGGGGCATTCTGCTTTTGGGCGTGCGGGCGGGGATGGGGTTTGTGCCGGTTCGCAATGACTGCCGTGCTCTATGGCAGGACCTGAAAACGCATTTGCCGAGCGGACAATACGAAATTGTCGTGGTCGGGGAGCGGGTGGACGGGCTTTGGTTTTACGGAGCGATGGAGGTCGAAAATATCACCCACGACGATACACCCTATCCTGCTTTTATGTCGCCGGAGACCGTGGAGAAGGAAGTTCAGGATATGCTGGAGGACGGTTTTCCGCATTTGTTTCTGCTTCCGAGTTCCGGGCATCTGCCGAAAGTGAAAATGGTTTTAGAAAAGACCGGCTGGGGGATTGATGAGATCCCACTCCGGCACGGTCGTCGGCTGCTGATCTGCACTCCGCTTGAGAACCGGCTTTGA
- a CDS encoding glycoside hydrolase family 2 TIM barrel-domain containing protein: protein MLHNKIQRYALVVFTNTLLTLSASGKSESPRQILDFDWDWKFLKEDAAGAQQTDFDDSTWRAVHLPHDWSIEGPYSQQWASGTGYLPGGIGWYRKTFSSPLDWKNKTVLIEFDGIYKNSEVWLNGQFLGKRPFGYIGFQYDLTNHLLFDRPNVLAVRVNHSDFADSRWYPGSGIYRHVRLIVTDKLRILPWGVSIQSKPLEGGKAAVSIETVLLNGRTQAARIQIVSSIFDAQNRRVFQQESPETVEPGKQLIHRRHFTLENVRLWSPDDPVLYRLETALVEDGKPVDKLDTSFGIRSIRFDPNEGFFLNGQNLKIKGVCIHHDGGPLGAAVPEKLWRFRLAQLKEIGCNAIRTSHNPPAPELLDLCDQMGFLVMDEAFDEYTPPKKKWIEGWNKGTPGFDGYGKVFEEWAVRDIQDMVRRDRNHPSIILWSIGNEIDFANDPFSHPSMGAEYKPDQPPAENLTKLARPLAEAVRTLDSTRPITAALANASVSNLVGFADLLDVIGYNYQEQRYAQDHQQYPNRCILGSENSMSFAAWKAVLENAYVSGQFLWIGYDYLGEAAGWPVRSWTRGLFDLCNLKKPIAWQRQAWWTDRPMVYLAVTTGGGGGFRRGQEPQSHWNWPAGSTVTVLIYSNCQEVELFLNDKSLGVSAPLSVPERTIRRPVPFESGTLTAVGRNGEKELCRYTLTTAGAAEQIRLIPDCTALRADGRDTALVEFLIMDASGTVVPTASDSVSFDICGPGRILAVGNGDPACHENHKGNTYPAYRGRGLLIVQSERQAGTIEIKAAGGNLKPAVLTLKSH from the coding sequence ATGCTGCACAACAAAATACAAAGGTACGCACTCGTTGTCTTTACAAACACTCTGCTGACTCTGTCTGCATCGGGCAAATCGGAAAGTCCGCGACAGATTCTTGATTTTGACTGGGACTGGAAGTTTCTCAAAGAAGACGCTGCCGGTGCACAGCAGACCGATTTTGACGACAGCACCTGGCGGGCGGTCCACCTGCCGCACGACTGGAGTATTGAGGGCCCCTACAGTCAGCAATGGGCCAGCGGCACCGGCTATCTGCCCGGCGGCATCGGTTGGTACCGCAAGACTTTCTCCTCGCCGTTGGACTGGAAAAACAAGACTGTTCTGATTGAATTTGACGGCATCTATAAGAACTCGGAAGTCTGGCTGAACGGACAGTTTCTCGGCAAACGCCCCTTCGGCTACATCGGCTTTCAGTATGACCTGACGAACCATCTGCTCTTTGACAGGCCGAATGTGCTGGCCGTCCGCGTCAATCATTCCGATTTTGCCGACTCGCGCTGGTACCCCGGCTCCGGCATTTACCGGCATGTGCGGCTGATTGTCACTGACAAGCTCCGCATCCTGCCCTGGGGCGTTTCTATCCAGTCCAAACCGCTGGAGGGCGGAAAGGCCGCCGTGTCCATCGAGACCGTCCTGCTCAACGGCCGAACGCAGGCCGCCCGCATCCAAATCGTTTCCTCCATCTTTGACGCCCAAAATCGGCGCGTCTTTCAGCAGGAAAGTCCGGAAACCGTTGAACCCGGCAAACAACTCATTCACCGCAGGCATTTTACCCTCGAAAACGTTCGGCTCTGGTCGCCGGATGACCCGGTTCTCTATCGACTCGAAACCGCTCTTGTAGAGGACGGAAAACCTGTTGACAAACTCGACACCTCCTTCGGCATCCGCTCCATCCGATTTGACCCGAATGAAGGATTCTTCCTGAACGGTCAAAATCTAAAAATCAAAGGCGTTTGCATTCACCACGACGGCGGCCCGCTCGGGGCGGCTGTGCCGGAAAAACTCTGGCGTTTCCGCCTGGCTCAGCTGAAGGAAATCGGCTGCAACGCCATCCGCACCAGCCACAATCCGCCCGCACCGGAACTGCTGGACCTGTGCGACCAGATGGGGTTTTTGGTGATGGATGAGGCCTTTGATGAATATACCCCGCCCAAGAAGAAATGGATTGAGGGCTGGAACAAAGGCACACCCGGCTTTGACGGCTACGGCAAGGTCTTCGAAGAATGGGCCGTTCGCGATATTCAGGATATGGTCCGCCGCGACCGCAATCACCCTTCGATTATTCTCTGGAGCATCGGCAATGAGATTGACTTCGCCAACGACCCGTTTTCGCATCCGTCCATGGGGGCGGAGTACAAGCCCGACCAGCCGCCGGCGGAAAACCTGACCAAGCTGGCCCGCCCGCTGGCCGAAGCCGTGCGTACCCTGGACAGCACCCGGCCCATCACGGCCGCCCTGGCCAATGCCTCTGTATCCAACCTCGTCGGTTTTGCCGACCTGCTGGATGTCATCGGCTACAATTATCAGGAGCAGCGGTACGCCCAGGACCATCAGCAGTACCCCAACCGCTGCATCCTCGGCAGCGAAAACAGCATGTCCTTTGCCGCCTGGAAAGCCGTGCTCGAAAACGCATACGTATCAGGTCAATTCCTGTGGATTGGCTATGACTATCTGGGCGAGGCCGCCGGCTGGCCCGTCCGCAGCTGGACCCGGGGGCTCTTTGACCTGTGCAATTTGAAAAAACCCATCGCCTGGCAGCGGCAGGCCTGGTGGACCGACAGGCCGATGGTCTATCTGGCCGTGACGACGGGCGGAGGCGGCGGCTTTCGACGCGGGCAGGAGCCGCAAAGCCACTGGAACTGGCCGGCGGGCTCAACCGTCACGGTGCTAATCTACTCAAACTGTCAGGAAGTCGAGCTGTTTCTCAACGACAAGTCGCTGGGGGTTTCCGCTCCCTTGAGCGTGCCCGAGCGAACCATCCGCCGGCCGGTACCCTTTGAAAGCGGCACATTGACCGCCGTCGGCAGAAACGGGGAAAAAGAGCTCTGCCGATATACCCTTACCACCGCCGGCGCCGCTGAGCAAATCCGCCTGATTCCCGACTGCACTGCGCTTCGGGCCGACGGCAGAGACACAGCGCTTGTAGAGTTTCTTATTATGGACGCCAGCGGAACCGTTGTGCCGACGGCTTCGGATTCTGTGTCATTTGACATCTGCGGTCCGGGCCGGATTCTGGCGGTCGGAAACGGCGACCCCGCCTGCCATGAAAATCACAAAGGAAACACGTATCCCGCCTATCGCGGACGCGGCCTGCTGATTGTTCAATCGGAAAGACAGGCGGGAACCATCGAAATCAAAGCCGCCGGCGGCAATTTGAAACCGGCTGTGCTGACGCTGAAATCCCACTAA
- a CDS encoding glycoside hydrolase family 88 protein has translation MMKRMLPIVCAGLVLCASCAAAPKKTKPTSEAELKEVGRRVVQNLLDRKDYSLYRPGKGLHYAEACTAVGALRFADYTGDKALLEKIIARYEKFLEPDSILISRHSHVDHNVEGIVPFEIYRITGDKRWLELGLTFADSQWETTQEDGLTSQTRWWIDDMYMVGMLQIQAYRATGDPKYADRAAMQLAAYLKKLQQPNGLFFHGPDFHYFWGRGNGWVASSLAEVLSSLPADHRLRPEIMAGYKKMMASLLRYQSDNGMWRQLVDYPYSWPESSCTAMFAYAMAVGVEHGWLKKSQYAPAVEAAKKALIAHVDREGNVREVCVGTGQQDDIEFYLKRPRVVGDLHGQAPVLWLISHQLKP, from the coding sequence ATGATGAAACGAATGCTGCCGATTGTGTGTGCCGGACTGGTGCTGTGTGCTTCCTGTGCCGCTGCTCCGAAAAAAACCAAACCGACCTCCGAGGCGGAACTGAAGGAAGTCGGCCGGCGTGTCGTCCAGAATCTGCTGGACCGCAAGGATTATTCGCTTTATCGGCCCGGGAAAGGGCTTCACTATGCCGAGGCCTGTACAGCCGTCGGGGCCCTGCGGTTTGCCGACTATACCGGCGACAAGGCCCTGCTTGAAAAAATCATCGCCCGCTATGAAAAATTTCTGGAACCGGACAGCATTCTGATTTCACGCCACTCCCACGTGGACCACAATGTCGAAGGCATCGTGCCGTTTGAGATTTACCGAATTACAGGCGACAAGCGCTGGCTTGAATTGGGTCTGACCTTCGCCGACAGCCAGTGGGAAACCACACAGGAGGACGGCCTGACCAGCCAGACCCGCTGGTGGATTGACGATATGTATATGGTCGGAATGCTCCAGATTCAGGCCTATCGAGCGACCGGCGACCCCAAATACGCCGACCGGGCGGCGATGCAGCTGGCGGCCTACCTGAAGAAGCTCCAGCAGCCCAACGGTCTGTTCTTCCACGGGCCCGATTTCCACTACTTCTGGGGCCGCGGCAACGGCTGGGTGGCTTCTTCGCTGGCCGAGGTGCTCAGCTCGCTGCCGGCCGACCACCGGCTCCGTCCCGAAATTATGGCCGGCTACAAAAAGATGATGGCCTCGCTGCTCCGCTATCAATCCGACAACGGGATGTGGAGGCAGCTGGTGGATTATCCGTATTCGTGGCCTGAAAGCTCCTGCACGGCGATGTTCGCCTATGCGATGGCCGTCGGCGTCGAACACGGCTGGCTGAAGAAATCACAATATGCGCCGGCTGTCGAAGCGGCCAAGAAGGCCCTGATTGCCCACGTGGACCGGGAAGGCAATGTCCGCGAGGTCTGCGTCGGCACCGGCCAGCAGGATGACATTGAGTTTTATCTGAAGCGGCCGCGCGTCGTCGGCGACCTGCACGGGCAGGCCCCCGTCCTGTGGCTGATTTCTCACCAGCTCAAGCCCTAA
- a CDS encoding AraC family transcriptional regulator: protein MLKHLLDNLEINILNIELYRVHREWNHRNVNSPYSRIYLITDGEGTLRHHGRTYSLQSGFLYLIPAFTTVDMSCPDTFEHYYIHLTTFLPDGVNLFALVDCDYQIEARKYGIGRWIFDRLLELNPGLELIERDANKPIYESVLRRSEELSQTKTAAELMETNALIRLILAAFLRTANPAGTDTALRGYSRFQRVLRHIHQNLHREITLAELADLAELSPAYFSNLFSRMMGAGPIEFVNRRKMEQAQRLLLGTSKPLKEIAAEVGFRDVFYFSRLFRKITGSAPGRYRREHVSS, encoded by the coding sequence ATGCTCAAGCATTTGCTGGACAATCTGGAAATCAACATCCTGAACATCGAACTGTACCGCGTGCATCGGGAATGGAACCACCGAAACGTAAACAGCCCCTATTCAAGGATTTATCTGATTACTGACGGCGAAGGCACCCTCCGGCATCACGGCCGGACCTACTCCCTTCAAAGCGGCTTTTTGTATCTGATTCCCGCCTTTACGACAGTAGATATGTCCTGTCCGGATACCTTCGAGCACTATTACATCCACCTGACGACATTTCTGCCGGACGGCGTAAACCTGTTTGCTTTGGTGGACTGCGACTATCAGATTGAGGCCCGAAAATACGGCATCGGACGCTGGATTTTCGACCGGCTGCTGGAGCTGAACCCAGGTCTGGAACTGATTGAACGCGACGCCAACAAGCCCATTTACGAATCGGTCCTGCGCCGCAGCGAAGAACTCAGCCAAACCAAGACGGCCGCCGAACTGATGGAAACCAACGCCCTGATTCGGCTGATTCTGGCCGCCTTTCTGCGAACCGCCAACCCCGCCGGAACCGATACCGCCCTGCGCGGCTACAGCCGGTTTCAGCGGGTCCTGCGGCATATCCATCAGAATCTGCACCGGGAGATCACGCTGGCGGAACTGGCGGACCTGGCCGAGTTAAGCCCTGCTTATTTTTCCAATTTGTTTTCCCGAATGATGGGAGCCGGCCCGATTGAGTTTGTCAATCGCCGCAAAATGGAACAGGCCCAGCGGCTCCTGCTGGGGACTTCCAAACCCCTCAAGGAAATCGCCGCCGAGGTGGGCTTTCGGGATGTTTTTTACTTCTCCCGCCTGTTTCGAAAAATCACCGGCAGCGCCCCCGGCCGATACCGACGGGAACATGTGTCTTCCTGA
- the mraY gene encoding phospho-N-acetylmuramoyl-pentapeptide-transferase — protein sequence MIYHLCQWLQIYRIGFYAYEDVLFRAVMAALTSWGLTLWLGPKVIRWLMRKKIGDRPEFHHAALNELMKDRANTPTMGGIIILTGILTGTFLWSKLTNPFVHKAVILMLFFGWIGGLDDYWKLTNKGTGQSRDGLLVWQKLVYQLGGSLLVAWFLYSDMRELEDARLLWLPFYKHGIQLAGWMFVILSMLYITATSNAVNLTDGMDGLASGCIGIVSTVLVILCYIASETMGRATSMTWAGYLLLPRVPGAGELCIFFAAITGSILGFLWYNCPPAQVFMGDIGSLPLGAAMGYGAIVTRNEILLLLIGGVFVMELGSVILQVGYFKYTRRKYAVGRKLFKCSPIHHHFHLSGWSEPQVVVRFWLLSIAFAILALATLKLR from the coding sequence TTGATTTATCATCTTTGCCAGTGGTTGCAGATTTACCGCATCGGTTTTTATGCGTATGAGGATGTGCTGTTTCGAGCTGTGATGGCGGCTCTGACCAGTTGGGGGCTGACGCTTTGGCTGGGGCCGAAGGTTATTCGCTGGCTGATGCGAAAAAAAATCGGTGATCGGCCCGAATTTCACCATGCCGCACTCAATGAACTGATGAAAGACCGCGCCAATACCCCGACGATGGGCGGAATCATCATTTTGACGGGGATTCTGACGGGGACTTTTCTGTGGTCGAAACTGACCAATCCGTTTGTGCACAAGGCGGTCATCCTGATGCTGTTTTTTGGATGGATTGGGGGATTGGATGATTACTGGAAACTGACCAACAAAGGGACTGGACAGAGCCGGGACGGACTTCTGGTCTGGCAGAAGCTGGTGTATCAGCTGGGCGGTTCCCTGCTGGTGGCCTGGTTTTTGTATTCAGATATGAGGGAGCTGGAGGATGCGCGCCTGTTGTGGCTTCCTTTTTATAAACACGGCATCCAGCTGGCGGGCTGGATGTTTGTGATTCTGTCGATGCTGTATATTACGGCTACAAGCAATGCGGTCAATCTGACGGACGGGATGGATGGATTAGCCTCCGGGTGCATCGGGATAGTTTCCACGGTGCTGGTGATTCTTTGCTATATTGCCTCGGAAACAATGGGGCGGGCGACTTCAATGACTTGGGCGGGGTATCTGCTGCTGCCGCGGGTGCCCGGAGCGGGCGAACTGTGCATCTTTTTTGCGGCGATTACCGGCTCGATTCTCGGTTTTCTGTGGTACAACTGTCCTCCGGCACAGGTGTTTATGGGAGATATCGGGTCCCTGCCGCTGGGGGCGGCGATGGGGTATGGGGCGATTGTGACCCGCAATGAGATACTCCTGCTGCTGATTGGGGGGGTGTTTGTGATGGAACTGGGCAGTGTGATTCTGCAGGTGGGATATTTCAAATATACCCGACGCAAATATGCCGTGGGACGCAAGCTGTTTAAATGTTCGCCGATTCATCATCATTTTCATCTGAGCGGCTGGTCGGAACCTCAGGTGGTAGTGCGGTTCTGGCTGCTGTCGATTGCGTTCGCAATTCTGGCGCTGGCAACCCTGAAACTGCGGTAA